CGATGGCGATAGCTCTCGTAATTATTCGTTTCCGGCACTAGAACCAATCGAAACCGTAGAGACGCTGCTGGATATTTTACTGTCTGCGATGGATCGCTCCTCCTTAAGTGAGAGCGGAATACTAAAGCTAAAAGAGAGCTTACAAGCAGCGATCATTGCCAAGACCCAATCTGCTCGTGCCAGCATTACCACGACAGTTTATGGTCAACCACATTGGTACCAAACCTTAATTGCCGCTGAGCAATGGGGTTCATTGATGGATCGACCTTTTCATCCATTGGCAAAGGGTAAGCTGGGTTTTACGGTCACAGAGTATGAGCATTACATGGCAGAGTTTAATCAGCCCATTGCGTTGGCATGGGTAGCGGTTGCCAAAACCCATCTTATGGTGGCGGATCAGGTAGAGAACATTGACCAACAAAATCCAGCAGCTTATTTATTAGATACAGCGCAGCAGAAAAAATTGGCAGAGGAGATGGTAGAGCGTCATTTGAGCAATACGCATATGGCGCTACCTGTCCATCCTTGGCAACTGACTCAATTGAGTGAGGGTTTTTTTGCTACCGATTCTGTTGTTAGTGATAGTGATGCTACGAATAACAGTAAGGATAGCTATGCCAACGATCTGACAGATGGCACGATTGTCAAACTCACGTTTGATGCGGCAGTGACTTATGCCAGTGCTTCAATGCGCAGTATGTTATTGAGTGCGGATACACCCCACAGTATCAAGCTACCGATCGGTGTGTATGCCTTAAACTCCAAACGGTATTTGCCAGCTCTAAAACTGATTAATGGTGAAAAAAACCAAGCCATTTTGATGCGGGCAAGACATATAGACAAAGCATTGGCAGCGACGCTGAGGCTTTGGGATGAGCGTATTTGGTGGGGTTATATGTCGCCGATGCATCTACAAGACAAACGCTCGACCAACCCGTATTTCTATCAAGAAAAACCCACGCATCTGGGGGCAATGCTCAGAAGTTTGCCTGCCGATCTGTGCGAGGATCAAGTTCGCCTGATGCCTATGGCAAGCTTAGGTATGTTAGTCTACAAAGATGGCGTCAGTCACCATCCTTTTGATGAGATGATTCAAGCAAAGTATTCAGGTCATCCGTCAGTGTCTAATCAATCAGCCTCTATAAACGCAGAATACATAAAATCTGCGGCTATCGAGTGCTTCAAAAACTTGTGTGATGTGTTTTTGGGTACGATGCTGCGCTGCTTACGTTTGGGGCTTGCACCCGAGATGCATGGGCAGAACGTTGTGATGGTCAGCAAACGCCATCGTTTTACCAGTGTATTACTGCGCGACCATGATTCGTTACGCATTTACCTACCATGGCTTGCGCGTCATCAAATCGAAGACCCTGAGTATTTAAGCATGCCCAATTTTAAAAACCGATTGTACCGAGACAGCCCGCAAGCATTGATATTTTATTTACAGTCATTGGGTATATTGGTCAATATCCGCGCCATTATTGAAGCCCTGTCTGAACATTATGAGCTTAGTGAAAAGGGGCTGTGGCTTGAGGCAATGAGCAGTCTCGACAATGCGCTGGCAAGTATCGATTTTGATACCGATCAAGCGCAGTTTGTCCGTGAGCAGCTACTGACCAATCCATACTATCCGCATAAAACCTTGCTGTTACCAGTCATTGAGCGTGGTGACGATCCCCATGGCAGTATGCCTGCAGGGGAGAGCAGAACCATCAATCCTTTTTTTAGCGCAAAAAATATTGAAGCAAACCTTATGGTGGATTCAATACAAAAGCATAATGGGGCAAAAATTAATGGATAACATCGATATTGAGACGCTAGTAGAGAGCTACAAAGACATCGCCACCTCGACGATTGGACATCTAAATGAGAGAGGATACTTACCAGATATCAAAGCTTTATATCCTTGTACGCACACGGTAGTTGGCAAAATAGTGACAGTGGTTTTAAACTCCGATAACACAGAGGTCATCAATCAAGCCCTGATTCAAGCGCAGCCTAACGACGTCTTATGTATTGATGCCCAAGTATTAGGCAACAAAGCTTGTTGGGGTGCGCTGCGTACTTGCGCTGCTATTTATGAAAAGCTTGCAGGCGTCGTTGTTATTGGACGGGCAACCGATTCGTTACAAATCCAGCAACTGGTTTTTCCTGTTTTTGCTCAAGGCGTGAGTGCGGTCACTACCTTCAAAAGTAATGACACAAAAGGCATGCTGGAAGCTGATATCCGCTATCGTTTTGGCGAGCAAAGTACGCTTATCCGCTCAGGCGACATCGCTATTATGGACAATGATGGGGTGTTTGTACTGTCGCCGGAGGTTGCACAGCAGTTATTACCTGATTGCCAAGACAAGCATCAGCAAGATGAGACAAAATTCCAGCTATTTTTCGAAGCCTATCAAAACAATCAATTGGACCACTTGTTCAGAAAATAGCCATACTATTTTTTAGATGAATGAATGATAAATCAATTGGTTAAGTGGCTTATGTGTTTATACATAAACGTATGTCAATCACTTAGCTGCCGAAATAATGGCTCTGATAGAGCGCAACCAATCGATAGGTTTGTAAACAAGTGTAGAAATGTGAATCATTATCATTTACAATGCGACAGTCACAAACCCAGTACACTTAGTATTATAAGCTAAACATACGTTAACCTGTCTCCACTTATTCAGATCATAAGCGAAATAAAAATGAAAAGTCATCATCAAGTTGCTCTCTCTCTTCTTACGCTATGTATCAGTCAGCAGTTATATGCGCAAACTGACGTCGATGCTTCTACGGCAGACTCAGTGGAAAATGCGGTCATCAGTGATATGCCCAGCACGACATTGGATACCATTACGGTAACCGCACGCGCTAAAACGGGCACGGCACTGGCACAAAAAATTAGTGAGATGCCAGCGGTCACGCAAGTGATTGGTGAAGAAGATATTCAAGCACAGGCTACAGGCAACCGTACCACAGGCGATATATTGGCTCAGCTGATTCCAAGCTTGGGTGCTAGTAGTGGTTCAACCAGTAACTATGGTACGACCATGCGTGGTCGTCCGGTACAGTATTTGCTTAATGGTGTACCGTTATCAGGGTCACGTAGCTTATCACGAGAGCTAAACAGTATTGATCCTGCTCAGCTTGAGCGGGTAGAAGTGCTGTCTGGCGCGACGAGTATTTATGGGTCTGGCGCGGCAGGTGGTCTGATTAACTTAGTGACAAAATCAGCAGCAGGTGCTGGTTTTACAGGTCAAACTCGATTGGGTATCGACGGTAGTCGTGAATTTGAATCCGACTCCCTCGGTTATCACGTGGGGCAGAGCCTGGGTTATGGCGGCGAGCGTGTTTATGGCCGTTTGGATGTAGATTACGCCAGCAAAGGTGGTAAATTTGATAGCCACGGTGACCGTATCAGCCCAGATGTCAATCAAACCGACCAACAAGATACCGAATCATTGAGTGTCAATGCCAACTTAGGTATGGACATTGATGATAGCCAAAGCGTGAATCTGGCAGTGACCTATTATAACGATGAGCAAGATACTGACTATGGCCCAGATTACGGTAACAACTTAGGAGTGCTATTACTTGGTACGCCGCCATCCTTAAAAGCGATCGATGGTGCTCATATCG
This is a stretch of genomic DNA from Psychrobacter alimentarius. It encodes these proteins:
- a CDS encoding RraA family protein, yielding MDNIDIETLVESYKDIATSTIGHLNERGYLPDIKALYPCTHTVVGKIVTVVLNSDNTEVINQALIQAQPNDVLCIDAQVLGNKACWGALRTCAAIYEKLAGVVVIGRATDSLQIQQLVFPVFAQGVSAVTTFKSNDTKGMLEADIRYRFGEQSTLIRSGDIAIMDNDGVFVLSPEVAQQLLPDCQDKHQQDETKFQLFFEAYQNNQLDHLFRK
- a CDS encoding IucA/IucC family protein translates to MLSNDKTAKIKIMPILPTLFPVQTDHPAIKPDAARIQSALITYLIECVLLEEWIKAPLIEVTTTTDYLASQKLQPHLTSLPSAYQTFFAEDNPLLVIQTSKDDRLLLLVEPGYTAPWRLHKSCLPVLYHQKNTSYPKSSDHDGDSSRNYSFPALEPIETVETLLDILLSAMDRSSLSESGILKLKESLQAAIIAKTQSARASITTTVYGQPHWYQTLIAAEQWGSLMDRPFHPLAKGKLGFTVTEYEHYMAEFNQPIALAWVAVAKTHLMVADQVENIDQQNPAAYLLDTAQQKKLAEEMVERHLSNTHMALPVHPWQLTQLSEGFFATDSVVSDSDATNNSKDSYANDLTDGTIVKLTFDAAVTYASASMRSMLLSADTPHSIKLPIGVYALNSKRYLPALKLINGEKNQAILMRARHIDKALAATLRLWDERIWWGYMSPMHLQDKRSTNPYFYQEKPTHLGAMLRSLPADLCEDQVRLMPMASLGMLVYKDGVSHHPFDEMIQAKYSGHPSVSNQSASINAEYIKSAAIECFKNLCDVFLGTMLRCLRLGLAPEMHGQNVVMVSKRHRFTSVLLRDHDSLRIYLPWLARHQIEDPEYLSMPNFKNRLYRDSPQALIFYLQSLGILVNIRAIIEALSEHYELSEKGLWLEAMSSLDNALASIDFDTDQAQFVREQLLTNPYYPHKTLLLPVIERGDDPHGSMPAGESRTINPFFSAKNIEANLMVDSIQKHNGAKING